CCGCTCAGCGAAACGATGCGGCCCGCGCTGTTGTCGAGCGACGCGGTTTCGATGCGTGCGCCGCCTGCCGCCTGCACCGAGCCCCTGACGTTGTTCAATGCGCCGTTGGACTTCACATCGAGCGCACCGTTCGTGACGATTCCACCCGCGACGTTCGACACATCACCCGTCGTCGTGATGCCAAGCGTGCTCGTGCCCGCATGCTGGATCGTGCCGCCGTCATTGACGATACTGCCTGCAGCGATGTTCAGCTTGTCCGCGTTCGACGCCGTCGTGCCGTTCGTATTGTCGAACGCGCCGCCCACGCTGATGGTCTGATCCGTCGCGCCGTATTGCGTGAGTTTGCCGCTGCGATTCGTCAGGTTGCTGGACGCCGAAACAGTCAGCGTGTCGCCGTCGATGCTGCCGCTCGTGTTATCGATCGATGCAGCAGAGACATTCGTCGATGCACCGGAAAGCGTGCCGCCCGTATTGTTCAGCGCACCTGTCGCCTTCGCATCCAGCGCACCGCCCGCCGTGATGCTGCCGCCGTGATTGTCGACGGATTGTGCGTGAACGTTTGCGTCGCTGGCCGCGCTGAGTTGCCCCTGATTCGAAAGCGTACCCGCCGATATTGCCAGCGCGCCATTGGTGCCAATCACGCCGCCCGTTGCGCCCGATGCTGTTGTTACCGAGCCATTCACCAGTGCGCTCTTCGCAGTCAACGACATGCCATCGTTATTCAGCGAAACAATGCGGCCTGCAGTATTGTCGAGAGAGTCCGCATTGATGGACGCGTGCGCCGCCGACTGGATAGTGCCCTGCCGGTTGTCCAGCGCGTGAGAAGCGTTCACGTCGATCGTCGATTGCGACATGATTTGCCCACCGGCATTGGCGACATTCGATGCGGTGACGTGCATGGCATCGCCGCTCGACAGCTTGCCCTGCGCGACGGAAAGCGTGCCCGTCGCATTCACATTCAACGCGCCGCCCGCCGTCGTGGACGTGCCCGACAGGTTGATATCGGAGCCGCTTGCCGCGAGCGTCAGATCGCCGCTCTTCGCAATGCTGCCGTCGCCATTGACGCCCGCGCCGAGCGTGCCGCTGGACGCGATGCTCGATGCGTTGACGGTTGCATTCTGCTGTGCGGCGAGTGTGCCGCCGTTCGTCAGCGCACCCGACGTGCTCGCGTTGATGTTCTGCTGCGCGTACGTTGTGCCGCTGTTGTCGATGCCATCGCGCGCGTTCGCGCTGATGTTGCCGCTCGCATTCGTCTGTCCTGCGAGAACGAGCTTGCCCTGTGTCGTGAGAGTCAGATCGCCCGCCTGAGCGGCCAGCACGCCTTTATTCGAGACACCGACGCCGTTCTCCGTGCCGACCAGCATGATGCGATTCGCGTACATGCCGCCGAGGTTGCTCACGTCGATCGAGACGCCCGGTGCGGGGCCGTCGCCGGCAATGGGTGTGGCGGCGAGCGTATCGTGGTTGACGCTGTTCGCGCCCGTCACGACGTTCAGGTTCTTCGCGTAGATGGCGGCGTTGGCTTGCACGGCGCGCGAAATCAGGTCGACCTGATCGACATTCGACGCATTCAGTCCCGCGCCCTGAATGCTGATGTTGCCGCCAGTGACGTTGAAGCCCGTCAGCGAACCATCGGGACCGAAGTTAGGCGTGCCCGTCGTGAGAATGGCACGCGATGTGTTGATAAACCCGCCACCGTTGACCGAAATGCCGGAGCCGTTTGCGATGACGACTTCGGCCCGGTTGCCCGCTACCTCGACATAGCCATTGATCTGACTGGCCGCGCGGCTGTTGACCTGATTGACGATGATCTTCGCGGACTGGTTCGCCGCGAAGTTCGGATTGCCGTTGATGTAGCCGGCCTGTTGCGTGTTGACGATGGTCGGCGAGTTGTTCAGGATCACGCCGGCTTTCGGTACGTCGAACTGCGTGTAGCCGTTGATCGACACACCTGCTGCCGACGGACGCGAGACGTTCACCTGCTGGATGCCGTTCGCGGTCTGGATGACCGTTGGACGATGCGCGCCCGCGTTCGGATCGGCCACGACCTGCGCAGAGGCCGCTGCCACGCCGACAACACCTAAGCCTATCGCTGCCGCAACCGAACGTAGCCCAGCGCAGACAACGCCATGTGTGGCTGTCGCGCCGCCGCCCGTCGTTTCGCCTTGATTCTTTTTGCCAGTCGCAACTGCGGTTTCCTCAACTGCGACAAGCATTCCCCGGATCCGGCTGAACACCAGCCGGTAAGCTCTCTTGTTCATTTTTTATTCGCTGCGGTAGTTCTGGAAAGCGCGCGTAATGTAGCAGAAACATTTAGTAACAAATGTCAAAAGATGCGAGGCGAGGTGGCAATACAACAATTCATGCAAGGTGCATGAGGAACGCAATGAGTCTTTCAGGGGGCGTCGCTGCCCGCTTGGAAATGTCTGGGGTGGGAGGGAACAGAATGTCGTCCGCGGCTCTGGCGTTGTGAACTGGCGCCAACTGAACCAAGGTCCGCGCTTGCGCCACAGACTGACTATTCGGGAACGAAAAGAAGTTGAGTCAGGCAGCCGTCCTCAATCCGTAACGACACCTGCCTGCTCCTTTAGGGTCGACTGCTCAAGCTGGTTGATTGCTTCCTGGCTGCAGCGGACGTATGAATGTCCAAGGGACGATGCGTCCGAATGTCTCGTCCTGGCCGCACTGCGTCTCGCGAACGGGCGCACCGTTGTCACGGGGAATCCACCTCATTCGGAAAGCATGAAGCGCCCCATTCCCGCCGTTCAACGAGCTTTTGCAAACATCGCCATCCCGCTCACAAGCGGCCGTCCGGGTCACTCACCGCGGAGCGCCTTGTGATGGATTCGATCAACACCCGTTCCCGTCCATGTTCGCGCAATCTCACGCCATTGCGGACGTCCCAATGCCCGGGCGCTTTTACCAAAGACCTGCCCATCGGATAGTCAATGTGGTCCCTGCTGCAGAGCCCCGGCGATCCAGCGGTCCTCCGATGCCTTCAGGTGCGCCCGCATCGCCGTTTGCGCTGCAATGGGATCGGCCAGCTGTAACGCCTTGAGAATTTCCTCGTGTTCCCGTACCGCAGCTGACCAGGTCGCCGTACTCTCCGAGTGACCGCGAATCGCCGCGGCGATTGGATCGTGCCGGCTGTCGAACATTTCCGCCACGAAGCGACTCAGAACCGAGTTGCCGGCCGTTTCGGCAATCAGCATGTGGAACTGGCGGTCAGCGTCGATCGGCGATTTTCCCGCCGCTGCCAATTTTTTCATGCGTTCCACGGTGCGAGCCAAGCGGTCGAGCGCGGCCGCCGAGAACTTGCCGGCCGCAAGCACAATGACAGTCCCTTCGATCGCCGCTCTGGCTTGCATCAGCTCGGAAGGGCTTTCTCCCAGTGGCGGCACGACACTTTCGCCCCCCTCCGGCTGTTCCCTGACATAGACGCCGGAGCCGATGCGTATCTCAACCTGCCCTCCGATCTCCAGCGCGATCAACGCCTCTCGCAACGAGGGTCGCGATACGCCTAGTGTATTTGCGAGTTCCCGCTCGGGTGGCAGACGCGCTCCCGGCGACATCCCTCCCTGACGAATCAGCGCGAGAATCTGCATCGCAACGGATTGGTAAAGCCGCTTGGGTTCGGTTTGCTTCATTTCTACCCGTATTCCTGTCGGTCGTCCGCATGCGCGGACCGCGACAGCAGTCTAGCACGCAGGCCTCTCAGGCTTGCTGCTCACGGCAAGACGCCGTACCAGGGTATTCCTTATTGGCAAGAACAATGCGCAAATACCTATAT
This genomic interval from Paraburkholderia sabiae contains the following:
- a CDS encoding FadR/GntR family transcriptional regulator, which gives rise to MKQTEPKRLYQSVAMQILALIRQGGMSPGARLPPERELANTLGVSRPSLREALIALEIGGQVEIRIGSGVYVREQPEGGESVVPPLGESPSELMQARAAIEGTVIVLAAGKFSAAALDRLARTVERMKKLAAAGKSPIDADRQFHMLIAETAGNSVLSRFVAEMFDSRHDPIAAAIRGHSESTATWSAAVREHEEILKALQLADPIAAQTAMRAHLKASEDRWIAGALQQGPH